In a genomic window of Cytobacillus sp. FSL H8-0458:
- a CDS encoding glycosyltransferase family 2 protein: MKRGDRYMNTASLVSIIFPAKNEGINVKQTLDSLFSTSSDIPFEVIIVDDGSSDGCCDFLKNYKESARIKTITTKGVGPSNARNMGAQQASGDYYIFCDAHLKFEDKWIDRLLAPLLAKKTDAITPAIASMDHRRSIGFGQTLTPALSIKWNKRQQGLFETAVLPGGCFAISRTAFEDVGGFETGFVTWGHEDVEISIKLWLFGYRCHVEPDVRVLHLFRRKHPYTVTFDDVSYNLLRMAYSHFNKTRIKKCKRLLRGRNISQIEPKLLKSGILKQREEYFKKRKYDDDWYFKKFNINF, translated from the coding sequence ATGAAAAGAGGCGACAGATATATGAACACAGCTTCCTTGGTGTCTATTATTTTCCCTGCGAAAAATGAAGGAATAAATGTAAAGCAGACACTTGATTCCTTGTTCTCCACCTCTTCTGATATCCCATTTGAGGTCATAATCGTTGATGATGGTTCATCTGATGGCTGTTGTGACTTTCTTAAAAATTATAAAGAAAGTGCGCGCATTAAAACGATTACAACAAAAGGTGTGGGTCCTTCAAATGCAAGGAATATGGGTGCACAGCAAGCTTCAGGAGATTACTACATCTTCTGTGATGCGCATTTAAAATTTGAAGACAAGTGGATTGATCGTCTGCTTGCCCCTTTGCTCGCCAAAAAAACAGATGCCATCACACCTGCGATCGCTTCTATGGACCATCGAAGGTCGATTGGATTTGGTCAAACCTTAACACCAGCCCTCTCGATAAAATGGAATAAAAGACAGCAGGGACTTTTTGAAACAGCCGTATTGCCTGGAGGCTGCTTTGCCATTTCCAGGACTGCGTTTGAGGATGTGGGCGGTTTTGAGACAGGCTTTGTAACCTGGGGACATGAGGATGTGGAAATCTCGATTAAGCTATGGCTGTTCGGCTACCGCTGCCATGTTGAACCAGATGTAAGGGTTCTGCATCTATTCAGGAGAAAACATCCATACACAGTAACATTTGATGATGTAAGCTACAATCTATTAAGAATGGCTTATTCTCATTTTAATAAAACGCGAATAAAAAAGTGCAAGAGACTGCTAAGAGGGAGAAATATCAGTCAGATTGAACCCAAATTACTGAAAAGCGGGATACTCAAACAAAGAGAGGAATATTTTAAAAAGCGAAAGTATGATGATGATTGGTATTTTAAGAAGTTTAATATTAATTTTTGA
- a CDS encoding CsxC family protein has protein sequence MKKCGCGKGHDHGKCPAAPACDTAKSHAHFCDAGIPVGGTEETVVLGDVPVQVLTESDICLPSYATDVKVIRKNIYLTQCKAIPVDLDPTNGDPTTTSVKLFVEGYIHKNIQYVEDCEGYVKDYSVNVPFKCYSRVDDLAVPAILPLFSSKASDAREIRETDKDGMGANRCFFGSNTFEFLNEPIKCRLISWNLTEGNYLSNFDKWGRFDKITEKDDINLVLRLTQRQFTPGTTNGGDLF, from the coding sequence ATGAAGAAATGTGGTTGCGGAAAAGGACATGATCACGGTAAGTGTCCAGCAGCACCAGCTTGCGACACAGCAAAGTCGCATGCTCATTTTTGTGACGCTGGTATTCCAGTAGGGGGTACTGAGGAGACTGTTGTTCTGGGTGATGTGCCTGTTCAAGTATTGACAGAATCAGATATTTGCCTTCCATCCTATGCAACAGACGTTAAAGTAATCAGAAAAAATATCTATTTAACACAATGCAAGGCTATTCCAGTGGATCTGGATCCTACAAACGGTGATCCTACTACAACTTCTGTAAAATTGTTTGTGGAAGGTTATATTCATAAGAACATCCAATATGTAGAAGACTGTGAAGGTTATGTGAAGGATTACAGTGTAAATGTACCGTTCAAGTGCTATTCTCGTGTAGATGATCTTGCTGTTCCTGCAATCCTTCCTCTATTCAGCTCTAAAGCTAGTGATGCCAGAGAAATCAGAGAAACGGATAAAGACGGCATGGGTGCTAACCGCTGCTTCTTCGGCTCTAACACGTTTGAGTTTTTGAATGAGCCTATCAAGTGCAGACTTATCAGCTGGAATCTTACAGAAGGCAACTATCTAAGCAACTTCGACAAGTGGGGCAGATTTGACAAGATTACTGAAAAAGATGACATTAATCTTGTATTAAGACTGACTCAGCGTCAATTTACTCCTGGCACTACAAACGGCGGCGACCTGTTCTAA
- a CDS encoding CsxC family protein, producing the protein MSEPKKDKHTNECVAETRNCECESHIEHHPHVSIGKIVTKVPVVLAELCLQINIDALITFPEPVLEIKDIKKSVKLTQCRLLLPTNKLFIKGFVRKNIQYAAPCPDIEMHTAKTVASEIHSYTVDVPFQCVTEVKKFLTCPVMPETNHRNEFDFLISKPLPTGYPEKDELQTKDLSQFHQESIQHYNELPFCELVCSKIIEWDEAIDRQPLPKGGGPLDEGYFTKIEEKMVVDITIKVLQKQQIRVSSTTNDDHDCFHHCD; encoded by the coding sequence ATGTCTGAACCCAAAAAAGATAAACATACGAATGAATGCGTTGCTGAAACCCGGAATTGTGAATGTGAAAGCCACATAGAGCACCATCCCCATGTCAGTATTGGAAAAATAGTCACAAAGGTGCCTGTTGTATTGGCCGAACTATGCCTGCAGATTAATATTGATGCCTTAATTACATTTCCCGAACCTGTTTTGGAGATTAAAGATATTAAAAAATCAGTTAAATTAACACAATGCAGACTTTTGCTGCCAACCAACAAACTGTTTATAAAAGGTTTTGTCCGCAAAAATATCCAGTATGCAGCTCCATGCCCTGATATTGAAATGCATACTGCGAAAACAGTCGCTTCAGAAATACATTCCTATACTGTTGATGTACCCTTTCAATGTGTAACAGAGGTAAAAAAGTTTTTAACATGTCCTGTTATGCCTGAAACCAATCATAGAAATGAATTTGATTTTTTAATATCAAAGCCGCTTCCGACTGGATACCCTGAAAAGGATGAATTGCAAACAAAAGATCTTTCACAATTCCATCAGGAAAGCATACAACATTATAACGAATTGCCATTTTGCGAGCTGGTGTGCAGCAAAATAATTGAATGGGATGAAGCAATTGACCGCCAGCCCCTTCCAAAAGGCGGAGGTCCACTCGATGAAGGATATTTTACAAAAATAGAAGAAAAGATGGTTGTGGATATAACCATTAAAGTCCTTCAAAAACAGCAAATCCGGGTATCATCTACAACCAATGATGATCATGACTGTTTCCATCATTGTGACTAA
- a CDS encoding CsxC family protein, which produces MDKEKNCFKTSETASVGECEYVTVDPITVPAGETIIRVPVTLAELTIRTNLSATIHFPEPVLEIKDIKKRVKIVQCKLLIPSTFAFETGLSLFIKGFVRKNIQYATPCPKSSECGVLSEMRSFTTDIPFECVSRIADTDFLTLPQRPQFNSRAEFDFFREQELGKGYPEKDHLLSSDLSQFHQVSTQHYNQMPYCELLRSDIVEWDEAIDRRPLSGNAPFEEGTFQNAVEKMFLQFTVKILQNRQVAITAITPTPGVANNNNNNG; this is translated from the coding sequence ATGGATAAAGAGAAAAATTGTTTTAAAACAAGTGAGACAGCTTCAGTGGGAGAATGTGAATATGTAACAGTAGATCCTATTACAGTACCAGCAGGTGAAACAATTATAAGAGTGCCTGTTACCCTTGCCGAATTAACTATTAGAACAAACCTGTCTGCGACAATTCATTTCCCAGAACCTGTTTTGGAAATAAAAGATATTAAAAAGAGAGTAAAGATTGTGCAATGCAAACTGCTTATCCCATCAACATTCGCTTTTGAAACAGGATTAAGTTTATTTATTAAAGGATTTGTGCGTAAAAATATTCAGTATGCTACACCTTGTCCAAAGAGTTCAGAGTGTGGTGTTTTATCCGAAATGAGATCTTTTACAACTGATATTCCTTTTGAATGTGTGTCGAGAATTGCAGATACAGATTTTCTTACACTTCCACAAAGGCCGCAATTTAATTCCCGCGCAGAATTTGACTTTTTCCGGGAACAAGAGTTAGGTAAAGGGTATCCGGAAAAAGACCATCTGCTTTCAAGTGATCTATCTCAATTCCATCAAGTAAGTACTCAGCACTATAATCAGATGCCATATTGTGAGCTGTTACGAAGTGATATCGTTGAGTGGGACGAAGCAATCGATCGCAGACCACTATCCGGAAATGCTCCATTTGAAGAAGGTACTTTCCAGAATGCAGTTGAAAAAATGTTTCTCCAATTCACCGTTAAGATTCTACAGAACCGTCAGGTAGCCATTACTGCTATTACTCCTACTCCTGGTGTTGCTAATAATAATAATAATAATGGCTGA
- a CDS encoding ParM/StbA family protein — MDRQNFLAVDIGNSWYKALASDSGKVTEYQLPNAIALFDDEFYEVPYEDEDVIFEENLIVEVKSQAIKDRREIFYIGKGAAKQKDVSLTAFNNQKVDEDRTYLLLFGLAGYHAALQQIDEDEVSYTIDQLAVSLPTTQYKERKSKLKERLIGTHTILFHKVPGLSEPKELTVKIHIEDVIVGAEGACAYLGLTRDQNTLEVKNGELVKETKKGVIIGDLGGDSVDFVGIKNNKPVASVEGESFGINQFLDHIIQKVSKNELYRFDSRAELEEKLAAGQSEWYVEPFAGVKKDISKYIIPQLKSMAFKYLEHFDRVRSSSGEIKGAVRYIAVGGAAKLAQKQILEAAVKWSERGRPIELVFPEDMEKLNVLGLMILAKMNHIKKEKGNSHAISVKG; from the coding sequence ATGGATAGACAAAATTTTCTTGCCGTTGATATCGGGAACAGCTGGTATAAAGCCTTGGCTTCAGATAGCGGAAAGGTAACTGAGTACCAGCTTCCTAATGCGATTGCCCTTTTTGATGATGAGTTTTATGAAGTACCTTACGAAGATGAAGATGTTATTTTTGAAGAGAACCTGATTGTTGAAGTGAAAAGCCAGGCTATAAAGGATCGAAGAGAAATCTTTTATATTGGAAAAGGAGCCGCCAAACAAAAGGACGTTAGTTTGACAGCCTTTAATAATCAAAAGGTGGATGAAGACAGGACATATCTTCTTCTTTTTGGCTTGGCAGGTTATCATGCAGCACTCCAGCAGATTGATGAAGATGAAGTCTCCTATACCATAGACCAATTGGCTGTTTCTTTGCCGACAACACAATATAAAGAAAGAAAATCAAAGTTAAAAGAACGCTTGATTGGTACCCATACAATTCTCTTTCATAAGGTACCAGGTCTGTCAGAACCAAAGGAGCTTACAGTAAAGATTCATATTGAAGACGTGATTGTTGGAGCAGAGGGTGCTTGTGCATACCTTGGGTTAACCCGGGATCAGAATACTTTAGAGGTTAAAAACGGAGAGCTTGTCAAGGAGACTAAAAAAGGTGTAATTATTGGTGACCTGGGAGGAGACTCTGTAGATTTTGTCGGTATTAAGAACAACAAACCGGTTGCGTCTGTAGAAGGAGAGTCCTTTGGAATAAATCAATTTCTGGATCACATAATCCAAAAGGTCAGTAAAAATGAATTATATCGGTTCGACTCAAGAGCAGAGCTTGAAGAAAAGCTTGCAGCAGGGCAGTCTGAATGGTATGTAGAGCCGTTTGCCGGGGTGAAAAAGGATATTAGCAAGTATATTATCCCGCAGCTCAAATCAATGGCATTCAAATATCTGGAGCACTTTGACAGGGTGAGAAGCAGTTCAGGAGAAATTAAAGGTGCGGTCCGATATATAGCAGTTGGGGGAGCAGCTAAACTGGCACAAAAGCAGATATTGGAAGCAGCTGTAAAGTGGTCTGAAAGAGGGAGACCGATTGAACTGGTGTTTCCTGAGGATATGGAGAAGCTGAACGTTTTAGGGTTAATGATTCTCGCAAAAATGAACCATATAAAAAAAGAAAAAGGAAATAGCCACGCCATTTCCGTTAAAGGTTAG
- a CDS encoding CotY/CotZ family spore coat protein — protein MCGKRKHKDYEKHHDVCESHDFECDCHWPKKDEYEEKKHHHKHHENCVEEVLEAIFKAQKKVKKEDECKTSCSHSIDELLVSSKKPKKNTIPFILYCGGCEPFKATGVTTFSHHSKEKKFACITSFIFRIKDFDGKCAVLELLAFKHCKSSKDPFKSVSKDFCSPCSQIDCENVEDLIPTGICINVDLSCFCAVTCLPAVCL, from the coding sequence ATGTGCGGCAAGAGAAAACATAAGGATTACGAAAAACATCATGACGTATGCGAAAGTCATGATTTTGAATGTGATTGCCATTGGCCTAAGAAAGATGAGTATGAAGAGAAAAAACATCATCACAAACATCACGAAAATTGTGTAGAGGAAGTTTTGGAGGCCATCTTTAAAGCGCAGAAAAAGGTCAAAAAAGAAGACGAATGCAAAACATCATGCAGCCATTCCATTGATGAGCTTTTAGTGAGTTCTAAAAAACCAAAGAAGAATACAATTCCATTTATCTTGTATTGTGGAGGCTGCGAGCCGTTTAAAGCAACTGGAGTAACAACTTTTTCCCATCATTCTAAGGAGAAAAAGTTCGCCTGCATAACTTCTTTTATTTTCAGAATCAAAGATTTTGATGGAAAATGCGCTGTATTAGAGCTATTAGCTTTCAAACATTGTAAATCTTCAAAAGATCCTTTCAAGAGTGTATCCAAAGATTTTTGTTCGCCTTGCAGCCAAATTGATTGTGAAAATGTAGAAGATTTAATTCCTACTGGCATTTGCATCAATGTTGATCTTTCCTGTTTCTGTGCCGTTACCTGTCTGCCGGCTGTCTGCCTGTAA
- a CDS encoding type I phosphomannose isomerase catalytic subunit has product MPSEKTDQYWAISGHANGKTTVLSGGFQGKKLNELCWDIRDLFGSHTAPSFPMLFKLHDANSDLSVQVHQDDEYV; this is encoded by the coding sequence ATTCCGTCTGAGAAGACTGATCAATACTGGGCTATTTCCGGACATGCCAACGGTAAAACCACTGTTTTATCGGGGGGATTTCAAGGGAAGAAGCTTAATGAACTTTGCTGGGATATTCGAGACTTATTTGGAAGTCACACTGCTCCGTCTTTTCCAATGCTTTTCAAATTACATGATGCCAATTCAGATTTATCCGTACAGGTTCACCAGGATGATGAGTACGTATAA
- the trhA gene encoding PAQR family membrane homeostasis protein TrhA, which translates to MNSYIREPINGLTHLAGAILSFAGLLAMVIKASLTASSPIAITAVAIFGISLMLLYSASATYHMVIAKDKVIAFLRKLDHSMIYVLIAGSYTPFCLITLNGVTGWILFGIVTAVALSGILFKMIWFNCPRWLSTALYIAMGWIIVFAFSPLSESLSSAGVLLLLLGGILYTIGGVIYAVKPKFLEFNHMGFHEIFHIFIMMGSMAHFLCVFMYVI; encoded by the coding sequence ATGAATTCGTACATCCGGGAGCCCATCAACGGACTAACCCATTTAGCAGGAGCCATTTTATCCTTTGCCGGATTGCTTGCCATGGTAATCAAAGCTTCACTGACAGCCTCTTCACCGATTGCCATTACGGCTGTTGCTATTTTTGGAATCAGTTTGATGCTTCTTTATTCAGCATCAGCTACCTATCATATGGTCATCGCCAAGGATAAGGTCATTGCATTTTTAAGAAAGCTTGATCATTCTATGATTTATGTATTGATTGCAGGTTCGTATACCCCTTTTTGCCTCATCACCTTAAATGGTGTGACCGGCTGGATTCTATTTGGAATTGTTACAGCTGTTGCTTTATCAGGCATTCTGTTTAAAATGATCTGGTTCAACTGCCCGCGCTGGCTTTCAACAGCGTTATATATTGCAATGGGATGGATTATCGTTTTCGCCTTTTCTCCTCTTTCTGAATCATTAAGCTCAGCAGGCGTTCTGCTTCTTTTGCTTGGAGGCATCCTTTATACGATTGGCGGAGTGATTTATGCTGTTAAGCCTAAATTCCTTGAATTCAATCATATGGGTTTTCATGAGATTTTTCACATTTTCATTATGATGGGAAGCATGGCTCATTTTCTTTGTGTGTTTATGTATGTTATCTAA
- a CDS encoding DUF1836 domain-containing protein, whose amino-acid sequence MKMEKLIADNQIQLEDIPQIDLYMDQVIQLFENTFGSTTRNEEEKVLTKTMINNYAKGKLFFPIKNKKYSKEHLILIAFIYQLKGALSINDIKSLLNDVNTRTAEGKMDLDHFYELFLDLAKRNAEAFMNDLENQASRAAELNEGQPAQLEKVLLASSLVHMSNLYRKAAERIVDEVKETGDGK is encoded by the coding sequence ATGAAAATGGAAAAGCTCATTGCAGATAACCAAATTCAATTGGAAGATATACCGCAGATAGATTTATACATGGATCAGGTAATCCAGCTATTTGAAAATACCTTTGGCAGCACGACGAGAAATGAAGAGGAAAAAGTGCTTACCAAGACAATGATAAATAACTATGCAAAAGGAAAATTATTTTTTCCAATTAAAAATAAAAAATATTCAAAGGAGCACCTTATATTAATTGCTTTTATCTATCAGCTAAAAGGGGCTCTATCCATAAACGACATTAAAAGCCTGCTAAATGACGTAAACACGAGGACAGCAGAAGGAAAGATGGATCTGGACCATTTTTATGAGCTTTTCCTCGATTTAGCGAAACGGAATGCAGAAGCATTTATGAATGATCTGGAAAATCAGGCGAGCAGGGCGGCAGAGCTAAATGAAGGGCAGCCAGCCCAGCTCGAAAAAGTCCTGCTGGCATCTTCACTGGTTCATATGAGCAACTTATACCGCAAAGCAGCTGAGCGCATTGTTGATGAGGTAAAGGAGACAGGCGATGGGAAATAG
- a CDS encoding undecaprenyl-diphosphate phosphatase encodes MDFIMILKAIILGFVEGMTEFAPVSSTGHMIIVDDMWLNTKEFLSKYEANTFKVVIQLGSILAVVIIFRDRFIEMLGLGGRGKSSEEKQSRLKLSQVIVGLIPAGILGVLFEDYIDEHLFSTETVLIGLVIGAFLMIFADIFGGKNPKTVSVDQITYKQALSIGLIQCFSLWPGFSRSGSTISGGVLLGLSHRAAADFTFIMAVPIMAGASFLSLIKNLEYFSVEALPFFIAGFISAFIFALVSIRFFLKIIGKIKLIPFAIYRILLAGVIYFVFL; translated from the coding sequence ATGGATTTTATTATGATATTGAAAGCAATTATATTGGGGTTTGTTGAAGGAATGACAGAGTTTGCCCCAGTGTCATCGACAGGACATATGATTATTGTGGATGATATGTGGCTTAATACAAAAGAGTTTTTATCTAAATATGAAGCCAATACCTTTAAAGTAGTTATTCAGCTCGGTTCCATCTTAGCGGTTGTGATCATTTTTAGAGACCGGTTCATTGAAATGCTTGGTCTCGGAGGACGGGGTAAAAGCTCTGAAGAAAAACAAAGCCGCCTGAAACTATCTCAAGTCATTGTCGGGTTAATTCCTGCGGGGATTCTTGGCGTTTTGTTTGAGGATTACATTGATGAACACTTGTTTTCAACTGAGACTGTACTGATTGGTTTGGTTATTGGCGCATTTCTGATGATTTTTGCTGATATTTTTGGAGGGAAAAACCCGAAAACAGTTTCTGTTGATCAAATCACCTATAAACAGGCTTTATCTATTGGATTGATACAGTGTTTCTCCCTTTGGCCTGGATTCTCGCGTTCAGGTTCCACCATTTCCGGCGGCGTGCTGCTTGGCCTGTCACATAGGGCTGCAGCTGATTTTACTTTTATCATGGCTGTGCCGATCATGGCCGGTGCAAGTTTTCTTTCATTAATTAAGAATCTTGAATACTTTTCAGTCGAGGCGCTTCCGTTCTTTATTGCAGGATTCATCAGTGCATTTATTTTTGCATTAGTTTCGATCCGCTTCTTCTTGAAAATTATCGGCAAGATTAAACTGATTCCTTTTGCCATTTATAGGATTCTACTGGCGGGGGTTATATATTTCGTATTTCTATAA
- a CDS encoding multicopper oxidase domain-containing protein codes for MNKGVKYLLTSAIGIGLLTGCSQGAAPENSLQPEEKVLAAETNQPEAIAPHKDLNQEPIPLKIERVGANEVNVEMTSQITDIEIDKGKFYKAWTFNGEAPGPVVVVNEGDTINFTLKNMDPAIPHSMDFHAVHAAPSKDFSNVQPDETGTFSYPANKPGVFMYHCGTSPVLSHIANGMHGTIIVKPKDGYPTDKEIDREYTIIQNEWYKYNDLDDFTNGVPSHVVFSTKALKEGDPNTNGDTFTLKDNPLLAKVGDKVRIYVNNVGPNEVSSFHVVGTVFDDVYIDGNPFNHYKGLQTVMLPASGGAVVEFTVTKEGSYPIVTHQFNHAQKGAVAILKVTETGEDDGKATMSH; via the coding sequence ATGAACAAAGGAGTAAAATATCTGCTTACTTCCGCAATAGGCATAGGCTTGCTAACGGGATGCAGCCAGGGGGCAGCACCGGAAAATTCACTTCAGCCCGAGGAAAAAGTCCTGGCAGCAGAAACAAACCAGCCTGAAGCAATTGCACCACACAAAGATTTAAACCAAGAACCTATTCCATTGAAAATAGAAAGAGTCGGGGCGAATGAAGTAAATGTCGAAATGACTTCCCAAATCACAGATATTGAAATCGACAAAGGAAAATTCTATAAAGCATGGACATTTAATGGGGAAGCACCGGGACCGGTAGTGGTTGTCAATGAAGGGGACACAATCAATTTCACCTTAAAGAACATGGACCCGGCAATACCACACAGCATGGACTTTCACGCTGTACACGCGGCTCCTTCAAAAGACTTCTCGAACGTTCAGCCTGATGAAACGGGAACATTCAGTTACCCTGCCAATAAACCGGGCGTATTTATGTATCACTGCGGCACTTCACCGGTCTTATCACATATCGCTAACGGAATGCACGGAACGATCATTGTGAAGCCTAAAGACGGCTATCCGACCGATAAAGAGATTGATAGAGAATATACAATTATTCAAAACGAATGGTATAAATACAACGACCTTGATGATTTTACAAATGGAGTTCCGAGTCATGTGGTTTTCTCAACAAAGGCTTTAAAAGAGGGAGACCCTAATACAAATGGGGATACGTTCACACTTAAGGACAATCCGCTTCTGGCTAAAGTAGGGGATAAAGTGAGGATCTATGTAAACAATGTGGGACCAAATGAAGTAAGCTCTTTCCATGTGGTTGGTACGGTGTTTGACGATGTATACATTGACGGAAACCCTTTTAACCATTACAAAGGTCTTCAGACAGTCATGCTCCCGGCGAGCGGCGGAGCTGTTGTGGAATTTACCGTTACGAAGGAAGGCAGCTACCCAATAGTGACACATCAATTTAACCACGCACAAAAAGGAGCCGTCGCCATTCTAAAGGTAACTGAGACCGGTGAAGACGACGGCAAGGCTACAATGAGCCATTAA
- a CDS encoding right-handed parallel beta-helix repeat-containing protein — MYKKIGWFLLFFSMILAGKASAQELSAASSKELREALSDPNASVIKLQSGIYEGNFLIERKVHIIGDKGTRIIGSENGHVLTIAADDVIIENLEVEGSGSQNAGIYVTGDRAYLHHIALRDVFHGIYARNSYGHRFENNLITSFQSKDRHKGFGIYLVEAPNTAVKNNYFFHTQDGVYVSYSDFCEVTGNIMSKARYGVHTMDSRNVLISDNRVTESINGLMIMQSYEVFILDNYFYKNTENEGAGIFMYDTFDSKIASNIVRGNYRGMILENAQRNRLEFNQVQENDTGLEMGKNSNDNVIYLNNFSGNTRQIISEKDNRNLFSKDRYGNYFDDHQLLNLDNDHKVDFAYKSGDVFYQMADEEPLLQVFYQSPAVELWNMIEQYTPIPSDAFIIDESPLAEAAPVKQKELKSEKRNASPSRDPSLILFFFLTALISLLILNYGRKHNEI, encoded by the coding sequence GTGTATAAAAAAATCGGATGGTTTCTATTATTTTTCAGTATGATCCTGGCCGGAAAAGCTTCCGCTCAGGAACTCTCTGCAGCATCATCAAAAGAGCTGAGAGAAGCATTGTCGGATCCGAATGCATCAGTCATTAAATTACAATCTGGAATATATGAAGGCAATTTTTTAATAGAGAGAAAAGTTCATATTATTGGGGATAAAGGAACAAGAATTATAGGATCTGAAAATGGCCATGTGCTGACAATTGCAGCGGACGATGTCATCATTGAAAATCTGGAAGTGGAAGGCAGCGGATCACAGAATGCCGGAATATATGTGACAGGAGACCGTGCCTATCTTCACCATATAGCGCTGAGGGATGTTTTTCACGGCATTTATGCAAGGAATTCATATGGGCACCGGTTTGAAAATAATCTCATTACCAGTTTCCAGAGTAAGGACCGGCACAAGGGCTTTGGCATCTATTTGGTCGAAGCCCCAAATACAGCGGTTAAAAATAATTACTTCTTCCACACGCAGGACGGTGTTTATGTGTCCTATTCTGATTTTTGTGAAGTCACGGGGAACATCATGTCCAAAGCACGCTATGGCGTGCATACAATGGATTCCCGAAATGTATTAATTTCAGACAATAGGGTGACTGAAAGCATCAACGGCCTCATGATCATGCAAAGCTATGAAGTATTTATCCTAGATAATTATTTTTATAAGAACACAGAAAATGAGGGTGCCGGGATTTTTATGTACGACACATTTGATTCCAAAATTGCTTCCAATATTGTGAGGGGCAATTACAGGGGAATGATTCTTGAAAACGCACAGCGGAACAGGCTTGAATTTAATCAGGTTCAGGAAAATGATACCGGCCTTGAAATGGGGAAGAATTCAAATGATAATGTCATTTATTTAAATAACTTTTCCGGGAATACAAGGCAAATCATCTCTGAAAAAGATAACAGGAATCTATTCAGTAAGGATCGTTATGGCAACTATTTTGATGATCATCAATTATTGAATCTCGATAATGACCATAAAGTTGACTTTGCCTATAAAAGCGGCGATGTTTTTTATCAGATGGCAGATGAAGAGCCTTTATTGCAGGTCTTTTATCAAAGTCCGGCGGTAGAACTGTGGAACATGATTGAACAATACACGCCGATTCCATCAGACGCCTTTATCATTGATGAGTCACCGCTTGCTGAAGCTGCGCCTGTGAAACAGAAAGAACTCAAATCAGAAAAACGGAATGCCTCGCCAAGCCGTGATCCTTCATTAATCCTGTTCTTTTTCCTTACCGCTTTAATAAGTTTGCTTATATTGAATTATGGGAGGAAGCACAATGAGATATAG
- a CDS encoding nitrous oxide reductase accessory protein NosL: MRYRHVLLMAVLAILLSACSSSASEPAEIKLNEDSCGTCNMGIADLESAAQLILNTGEPVLFDDIGCMTQYLQTEKPEYEAAFVHDYLSGKWISFDAAAFIQHSDIDSPMSYGIAAFESLEKAGEYRKEHGGTAYSKEELVKADIKSFKGEGKKHSH; this comes from the coding sequence ATGAGATATAGACATGTTCTCCTAATGGCTGTTCTCGCAATATTGCTGAGTGCATGCTCTTCATCAGCATCGGAACCGGCAGAAATTAAACTGAATGAGGATAGCTGTGGTACCTGCAATATGGGAATAGCTGATTTGGAATCAGCAGCACAGCTTATCTTAAATACCGGTGAGCCTGTATTGTTCGATGATATTGGCTGTATGACACAATATTTACAGACAGAAAAGCCTGAATATGAGGCAGCCTTTGTACATGATTATCTCAGTGGAAAATGGATATCGTTTGATGCTGCTGCATTTATACAGCACAGCGATATAGACAGCCCCATGAGCTATGGAATAGCAGCATTTGAATCTTTGGAAAAAGCCGGGGAATACCGGAAAGAACATGGAGGAACTGCATATTCGAAAGAAGAGCTTGTGAAAGCAGATATAAAGAGCTTTAAAGGAGAAGGGAAGAAGCACAGCCATTAA